TAAAAGCAGTAAGAAGTGAAAACGTATGCAGCAAGACCAAAAATTAAACCTAATAATCCTCCAAACGCACCTCCTGCATCAGCAGAAGAGCTTTGATTGCTCTGGGCAAGAAAATAAACTAAGCTCCAATCGTATATTGCAAAAAGCATTTTTTTCTCAACTAAGGATATAAAAGCGGAGTTGTAATCTTTTTAACTTCAGATTTTCTAAATTAGGAATTTTTTTATAAAAGTTTAAATTTTATGTTAATGAAAAGATACAAAACCATGTTACAATATGCGCACTTCTCAAACACACAGAAGTGTGTATTACAGGTGAGCATCAAACCCGTTATTCTAGAGTATCGGTACAGTAATACCAAAAACCCGGTTCCTTCGAGTTGAGCCTACGACATATCAAGTTTGACCGCAGAGAGAAACCGGGTTTTTTGCCCCCTTTTTGATGATTGTACCGACGCTCTAGGCATAATTCTGAGGAAGCATGACAGCAACCATGGCTCACCACATTCTCAAAGCTACCAAGGAAACCGTACATTTGGGTGGTTTCTCTCACCTTTTGCCACCAGCTCTAACAATTGATTCTGGCGATACAGTTGAAGTAGAAACTTATTCTGGTTATTACGTTTACGACAAAGCACCGCCAGATTTTCTGACGCCAGCATTCCTTGACATTTGTCACAATCTTCCACAAGAACGCAAAATAGCAGCAGGACCTCATTTACTGACAGGACCAATATATGTGCGGGATGCAGAACCTGGGGATGTGTTAGAAGTGAAGTTAGAAGCAATTACACCAAGTTTACCTGTAGGCTTTAATGCGATTCGTGCAGGTTGGGGGGCTTTACCACAAATCTTTCATCAATCTGCTTTGAGATTCATACCTCTTGACTTAGAGAACAAGATTGCAGAATATCCTCTAGGTAGCGGTATTAAAATTCCTCTCAAACCTTTTTTTGGAATCCTTGGTGTCGCCACACCAGATGCATCTCGAAGTTCAGTTCCTCCTGGTTACTATGGTGGTAACATCGATAATCGAGAACTACAACCTGGTTCTAAAGTGTTTCTACCCATTTTTGTTCCAGGTGCTTTATTTTCTATTGGGGATGGTCATTCAGCACAAGGTGATGGTGAAGTTAATGTCACGGCAATTGAAACTTCTATGAATGGCACTATCCAACTAAAACTTTACAAGAATTTGCAACTCACAATACCAATTGCTGAAACTCCCACGGATATTATTACAATGGGATTTGCTCAAACATTAGATGAAGCATTAGAACTGGCTTTAAAAAATATGATTTACTTCTTAGAATGCTTCGTTAATTTGGCACCAGAAGATGCTTATGTATTGTGTAGTTTAGCTGTAAATTTTCGGATTACTCAAGTGGTTAATAGTCCACAAAAAGGTGTTCATGGAATGCTACCCAAGTCTATTTTATCTAAAGATTTTTCGTTTCCTTTGTCTGTTAGATAATACCTTGTAATGAACCACTAAGACTTCAAAAACGCTCATAAAAGATTAGGTTTTTTGCCTCTTTTTTAAATACTGAATCTGCGCTCTAGGAAGGAAGTAGTTGCGGTTTATGATTAGAGTAATATGAGTAATCTACCAACCAGTTTTATGTCTAATATTCTCATCCAATTATTGGTCATTGGCTTCGCTGCTGGCGTTGCTGGCGGTATGTTTGGCATCGGTGGTGGTGCAATTATGGTACCAGCGATGGTGCTGTTGTTAGGTTTAG
This genomic interval from Scytonema hofmannii PCC 7110 contains the following:
- a CDS encoding acetamidase/formamidase family protein, with the protein product MAHHILKATKETVHLGGFSHLLPPALTIDSGDTVEVETYSGYYVYDKAPPDFLTPAFLDICHNLPQERKIAAGPHLLTGPIYVRDAEPGDVLEVKLEAITPSLPVGFNAIRAGWGALPQIFHQSALRFIPLDLENKIAEYPLGSGIKIPLKPFFGILGVATPDASRSSVPPGYYGGNIDNRELQPGSKVFLPIFVPGALFSIGDGHSAQGDGEVNVTAIETSMNGTIQLKLYKNLQLTIPIAETPTDIITMGFAQTLDEALELALKNMIYFLECFVNLAPEDAYVLCSLAVNFRITQVVNSPQKGVHGMLPKSILSKDFSFPLSVR